Proteins from a genomic interval of Chryseobacterium indologenes:
- a CDS encoding prolyl oligopeptidase family serine peptidase, which translates to MNLTIKKNIRLENPETRSFLADSFYTEGREKQPLIIFVHGYKGYKDWGAWDLMAKKFAEAGFFFVKFNFSHNGTTVEDPLNFADLEAFGNNNYSKELSDLGLVIDHFIANPQVDEEKVILIGHSRGGGISIIKTFEDERINGLITLASVDTLERFPTGELLENWRNKGVYFALNGRTKQEMPHYYQFYENYKQNEHRFDVERAAEMAKAHMLIVHGTDDEAVEVKQAEHLHILHPNSELFLIENANHTFGAKEPWTEDELPKDLNTLTEKCIDFINKKMF; encoded by the coding sequence ATGAATCTGACTATTAAGAAAAATATAAGGCTGGAAAATCCGGAAACAAGAAGCTTTCTTGCGGATAGCTTCTATACTGAAGGACGTGAAAAACAACCTTTGATCATCTTTGTTCATGGCTATAAAGGCTATAAAGACTGGGGTGCCTGGGATCTGATGGCAAAAAAGTTTGCGGAAGCAGGTTTTTTCTTTGTAAAGTTCAATTTTTCACATAACGGAACAACGGTAGAGGATCCTCTTAATTTTGCAGATCTTGAAGCATTTGGAAATAATAATTACTCAAAGGAATTATCTGATCTTGGTTTAGTGATTGACCATTTTATTGCAAATCCCCAAGTGGATGAGGAAAAAGTCATTCTGATCGGTCATAGCAGGGGTGGCGGAATTTCTATCATTAAGACCTTTGAAGATGAAAGAATCAACGGATTGATTACGTTGGCAAGCGTTGATACGCTGGAGCGGTTTCCGACAGGAGAACTTCTTGAGAACTGGAGAAACAAAGGGGTGTATTTTGCTCTTAATGGCAGAACCAAGCAGGAGATGCCCCATTATTACCAGTTTTATGAAAATTATAAACAAAACGAGCATCGTTTTGATGTAGAACGCGCTGCTGAAATGGCTAAAGCCCATATGCTGATTGTTCATGGAACGGATGATGAAGCGGTAGAGGTGAAGCAGGCAGAGCATCTCCATATTCTTCATCCCAATTCGGAATTATTCCTTATTGAAAATGCCAATCATACGTTTGGAGCTAAAGAACCCTGGACAGAAGACGAACTCCCTAAAGACCTGAATACTTTGACAGAAAAATGTATTGATTTTATCAACAAGAAGATGTTTTGA
- a CDS encoding UvrD-helicase domain-containing protein produces the protein MDYLKGLNESQYEAVTSLQGPLMVLAGAGSGKTRVLTMRIAHLIHNGVDPFNILALTFTNKAAREMKERIAKVVGDSNARSLWMGTFHSVFARILRIEAHYLGYPSNFTIYDQQDALNVIKKVLKDMNIDADLYKPKKVQARISTYKNNLITVKAYFNNPELMEADEKANMKFIGQIYQRYVEQCFRNGSMDFDDLLLKTNELLTRFPEVLAKYQDRFRYIMVDEYQDTNHSQYLIVKALASKFENICVVGDDAQSIYSFRGANIYNILNFKKDYPDAITVSLEQNYRSTQNIVNAANVVIAKNLQQFKKNVFSDNEEGDKIKIYRSLSDADEANFVAGNIWELRNRDQRKYSDFAILYRTNSQTRAFEDALRRKNIPYKVYGGLSFYQRKEVKDLIGYLRLLINENDSEALMRIINYPARGIGETTQNKLIVFADAQNISVSKVLDNLPMYAPQLGLNNGVLNKLNDFWSMIKAFQVLLKTDTAYSVAMEVAKRSGLIKFLKDDQTPEGISRVENVQELMNSMQGFIEEQMQLEDGDPSLSNFLENIALSADTQDKELEDDMVSLMTIHLSKGLEFPVVHLVGLEENLFPSFMSSATREDLEEERRLFYVALTRAEKQAFFSYAVSRFQWGKITDAEPSRFLSEIDDEYIEFLNPALEKRFINNAGVKSNIFDEHPSEMKSFRKVEKKTMDRGETSKPAPEARKLKPVSTAKIINPSGASSQDIEVGDKVRHDRFGIGEVSFLDGTDPQNIKAKVIFIHEGEKNLILKYAKLTKI, from the coding sequence ATGGACTATTTGAAAGGACTCAATGAATCACAATATGAAGCTGTTACCTCTTTACAAGGCCCTTTGATGGTACTTGCAGGAGCAGGTTCCGGAAAAACGCGTGTACTTACAATGCGTATCGCCCATTTGATACACAATGGGGTAGACCCTTTCAATATTCTGGCCCTTACCTTTACCAATAAAGCCGCTCGTGAAATGAAAGAGCGTATCGCCAAAGTAGTAGGAGACAGCAATGCAAGAAGCCTTTGGATGGGAACATTTCACTCGGTTTTTGCGAGAATTTTAAGAATTGAAGCCCACTATCTGGGATATCCTTCCAATTTTACGATCTACGATCAGCAGGATGCGCTGAATGTGATCAAAAAAGTATTGAAGGATATGAATATTGATGCCGACCTTTATAAACCGAAAAAAGTTCAGGCGAGAATTTCTACCTACAAAAATAATCTGATCACGGTAAAAGCCTATTTCAATAATCCGGAGCTGATGGAGGCTGATGAAAAGGCCAATATGAAGTTCATCGGGCAGATTTATCAACGATATGTAGAGCAGTGCTTTAGAAACGGATCTATGGATTTTGATGATCTTTTGTTGAAAACCAACGAATTGTTGACCCGTTTTCCTGAAGTGTTGGCCAAATATCAGGACAGATTCCGGTATATCATGGTGGATGAGTACCAGGATACCAACCACTCACAGTATCTTATCGTAAAAGCATTGGCTTCAAAATTTGAAAATATCTGCGTGGTAGGGGATGATGCACAGTCAATCTATTCATTCCGTGGGGCTAATATTTACAATATTTTAAACTTTAAAAAGGATTATCCGGATGCGATAACAGTATCTCTGGAACAGAATTATCGTTCCACGCAGAATATTGTAAATGCTGCGAACGTGGTTATTGCTAAAAACTTACAGCAATTCAAAAAAAACGTGTTCAGTGATAATGAAGAAGGTGATAAAATTAAAATATACCGCTCTCTTTCCGATGCTGATGAAGCTAACTTCGTAGCAGGAAATATCTGGGAACTGCGTAACAGAGATCAGAGGAAATACAGCGATTTCGCTATTTTATACAGAACAAACTCTCAGACCAGAGCATTTGAAGATGCGTTAAGACGTAAGAATATTCCCTATAAAGTATATGGAGGCCTTTCCTTCTATCAGAGAAAAGAGGTAAAAGATTTAATCGGTTATCTTCGTCTTCTGATCAATGAAAATGATTCAGAGGCGTTAATGAGAATCATCAATTACCCTGCAAGAGGAATTGGAGAAACCACTCAGAATAAACTGATTGTATTTGCCGATGCTCAGAATATTTCTGTTTCCAAAGTTTTGGATAATCTGCCAATGTACGCACCACAATTAGGGCTGAACAATGGGGTTTTAAACAAATTGAATGACTTCTGGTCGATGATCAAAGCTTTTCAGGTATTGCTGAAAACAGATACAGCGTACAGTGTAGCAATGGAAGTGGCCAAACGAAGCGGACTGATCAAATTTTTAAAAGATGACCAGACACCGGAAGGAATTTCCAGGGTAGAAAACGTACAGGAATTGATGAACTCTATGCAGGGATTCATTGAAGAACAAATGCAGCTGGAAGACGGAGATCCAAGCCTTTCCAATTTCCTTGAAAATATTGCCCTTTCTGCAGATACACAGGATAAAGAGCTTGAAGATGACATGGTTTCCCTGATGACGATCCACCTTTCAAAAGGATTGGAGTTCCCGGTGGTACACCTGGTAGGTCTTGAAGAAAACCTGTTCCCAAGCTTTATGAGCTCAGCTACCAGAGAAGATCTTGAAGAAGAAAGACGATTGTTCTATGTAGCTTTAACAAGAGCGGAAAAGCAGGCATTTTTCTCTTATGCTGTTTCCCGTTTTCAGTGGGGGAAAATTACAGATGCAGAACCATCCCGATTCTTGAGCGAAATCGACGACGAATATATTGAGTTCCTTAATCCTGCCCTTGAAAAAAGATTTATCAATAATGCCGGCGTAAAATCCAATATTTTTGATGAGCATCCTTCTGAGATGAAAAGTTTCAGAAAAGTGGAGAAAAAGACAATGGACAGAGGAGAAACCTCGAAACCTGCTCCTGAAGCCAGAAAACTGAAACCGGTAAGTACAGCCAAAATCATCAATCCAAGCGGAGCTTCTTCTCAGGATATTGAAGTTGGAGATAAGGTAAGACATGATCGTTTCGGAATTGGTGAAGTGTCTTTCTTAGACGGTACCGACCCTCAGAACATCAAAGCAAAAGTTATTTTCATCCACGAAGGAGAAAAAAACCTGATTTTAAAATATGCGAAACTGACAAAGATTTAA
- the thiM gene encoding hydroxyethylthiazole kinase, with the protein MEKILWQQVQLVRQKSPLVHNITNYVVMNNTANALLAAGASPIMAHAHSEIKEMVSIAHALVVNIGTLDEYWAESMRLAAETAHMLHKPWVLDPVGAGATSFRDQTLQHLLQFHPTVIRGNASEIIALAKTHTTVTKGVDSTAASYDAVEAAQILVNRYNTIVCISGETDIILSQNQSIQIKNGHALMTKVTGLGCSATALIGAFIGVTEDKASGTAAAMALLGIAGELAVRESNGPGSLQVHLTDKLYNMTEEEFTGHLKLTKS; encoded by the coding sequence ATGGAAAAAATTCTCTGGCAACAGGTTCAGCTTGTACGACAAAAGTCTCCTCTGGTTCACAATATTACCAACTATGTAGTGATGAACAATACAGCCAATGCCCTTCTGGCTGCTGGAGCCTCTCCTATTATGGCGCATGCGCATTCTGAAATCAAAGAAATGGTCAGTATAGCTCATGCTCTGGTTGTTAATATCGGCACCCTTGATGAATACTGGGCAGAATCCATGCGTTTAGCCGCTGAAACCGCGCATATGCTCCATAAGCCATGGGTATTGGATCCGGTAGGTGCGGGAGCTACTTCTTTTCGGGACCAGACATTGCAGCACCTATTACAATTTCATCCTACCGTAATCCGGGGAAATGCTTCAGAGATTATAGCTCTGGCCAAAACCCATACAACCGTCACTAAAGGAGTCGACAGTACAGCAGCAAGCTATGACGCTGTTGAAGCCGCACAAATCCTGGTTAACCGATATAACACCATCGTCTGTATATCGGGAGAAACGGATATCATTCTTAGCCAAAATCAATCTATACAGATCAAAAACGGGCATGCTCTTATGACCAAGGTAACAGGACTGGGATGTTCTGCTACGGCATTGATTGGTGCTTTCATCGGGGTTACAGAAGATAAAGCATCCGGAACTGCTGCTGCCATGGCATTATTAGGAATAGCGGGCGAACTGGCTGTTCGTGAAAGCAATGGTCCGGGCAGTCTTCAGGTTCATTTGACTGACAAATTATACAATATGACTGAAGAAGAATTTACAGGCCATTTAAAACTTACAAAATCATGA
- a CDS encoding carbon starvation protein A translates to MDFLDNINALTLIFVSVLIFVIAYRFYGIFIANKVLRLNDQHTTPAVEFADGKDYVATNKNVLFGHHFAAIAAAGPLVGPVLAAQFGYLPGALWILIGCVLGGGVHDMVVLFASVRHKGQSLATIASKEIGKTTGTVAGFAILFILILTLAGLSLACINAMHEASWSLFTVVITMPIAIIMGLIMRYKKNSVLFASILGGILLIAGIIGGHGLMQNPTMNNLFSWDIKTISIAIPLYGFLASVLPVWLLLVPRDYLSTYLKIGTIIMLAIGVIVIHPTVQMPAITAFVNGGGPVIGGPVLPFIFIVIACGAISGFHAVIATGTTPKMLNKEKEILFVGYGAMLVEGFVALMALIAACTLMPGDYFAINTPKDAYDSFLAAHPTLHGVDIDYYSQKIGIDLYGRTGGAVSLAVGMAHIFNKIPYMDQLTAYWYNFAIMFEAVFILTAIDAGTRVGRFFLQEMLGSVVPKFNDKNWVPGIIISSLLFTFAWGYLVYTGNVSSIWPLFGISNQLLAACGLIVCTTMLIRMNRGKYALCSAIPGVFMAIITFWAGYIQVTSIYIPKEQYLLAALAVTAMVLMLIVFIGAFRKWYQLLQIKTTEIDYYGEPVKELVER, encoded by the coding sequence ATGGATTTCTTGGACAATATCAATGCTCTAACCCTTATATTCGTATCTGTACTTATTTTTGTTATTGCCTACCGTTTTTACGGTATTTTTATTGCAAACAAAGTCTTGCGGCTTAATGATCAACATACGACCCCTGCCGTGGAATTTGCCGACGGTAAAGATTATGTAGCAACAAATAAAAACGTACTTTTCGGGCATCACTTTGCAGCCATTGCTGCTGCCGGGCCCTTGGTAGGACCTGTTCTCGCCGCCCAATTCGGATATCTTCCCGGTGCATTGTGGATCCTGATAGGCTGCGTGCTGGGTGGCGGGGTGCATGATATGGTTGTATTGTTTGCTTCTGTACGGCATAAAGGGCAAAGTCTCGCCACTATTGCTTCAAAAGAAATCGGTAAAACTACGGGAACCGTAGCCGGCTTTGCGATCCTGTTTATATTAATTCTTACACTTGCGGGGTTATCCCTTGCCTGTATCAATGCGATGCATGAAGCCTCATGGTCACTCTTTACAGTAGTCATCACAATGCCCATCGCTATCATCATGGGATTGATCATGCGTTACAAAAAAAACAGCGTTCTCTTTGCCAGTATTCTGGGAGGAATCCTGTTAATTGCCGGCATTATCGGCGGACATGGTCTTATGCAGAACCCTACGATGAATAATTTATTCTCCTGGGATATTAAAACCATCTCTATAGCCATCCCCCTTTATGGTTTTCTGGCATCCGTATTACCGGTTTGGTTGCTTTTAGTTCCAAGGGACTACCTTTCTACCTACCTTAAGATCGGGACAATCATTATGCTGGCCATTGGCGTCATTGTCATCCACCCTACTGTACAGATGCCGGCTATTACTGCATTTGTAAATGGAGGCGGTCCTGTGATCGGCGGCCCGGTACTTCCCTTCATCTTTATTGTAATTGCCTGTGGAGCCATTTCCGGATTTCATGCGGTAATCGCCACGGGAACCACTCCCAAGATGCTCAATAAAGAAAAAGAAATTCTTTTCGTAGGATACGGTGCTATGCTGGTAGAAGGCTTTGTAGCCCTTATGGCTCTGATCGCTGCATGTACCTTGATGCCCGGTGATTATTTTGCCATCAACACTCCGAAAGATGCTTATGATTCATTTCTGGCTGCACATCCTACATTACATGGAGTTGATATTGATTACTATTCTCAAAAAATTGGTATTGACCTTTACGGAAGAACCGGTGGTGCTGTTTCGCTGGCTGTGGGAATGGCTCACATTTTCAACAAAATCCCTTATATGGATCAACTGACAGCGTACTGGTATAATTTTGCCATCATGTTTGAAGCAGTATTCATCCTTACGGCTATTGATGCAGGAACCAGAGTGGGACGTTTCTTTCTACAGGAAATGCTGGGTTCTGTTGTTCCAAAATTCAATGATAAAAACTGGGTTCCCGGAATTATCATCAGCAGTTTGCTATTTACTTTCGCCTGGGGCTATCTGGTATACACCGGAAATGTAAGCAGCATCTGGCCATTATTTGGCATTAGTAACCAGCTGCTGGCTGCCTGTGGTTTGATTGTCTGTACTACGATGCTGATTAGGATGAACAGAGGAAAGTATGCATTATGCTCGGCTATTCCCGGTGTTTTTATGGCAATAATTACTTTCTGGGCCGGATATATTCAGGTGACCAGCATTTATATTCCGAAAGAACAGTATTTATTAGCTGCCTTAGCCGTAACGGCCATGGTCCTGATGCTGATTGTTTTCATAGGAGCTTTCAGAAAATGGTACCAGCTTCTTCAAATCAAAACAACAGAGATTGATTACTACGGAGAACCGGTGAAAGAGCTGGTAGAGAGATGA
- the thiE gene encoding thiamine phosphate synthase: MRLKTFPYSLYLVISQADCRGKNFLEVAEQAILGGVDIIQLREKNDDTEIFLQKALQLIEVTNKYNIPLIINDNITVAEKANSAGIHVGNHDMAPTELRSLVEDKIIGYSIEDLTQLDNEQTVVADYLGISPVFKTKTKTDTIIEWGLEGINQIRQLTQKPLVAIGNIQVENAKAVIHAGADCLAVVSAICSAADPQKAAYELKNEIVK, from the coding sequence ATGAGGTTGAAAACTTTCCCTTACTCGTTATACCTGGTAATTTCTCAAGCAGATTGCAGGGGGAAAAACTTTCTGGAAGTTGCAGAACAAGCCATACTTGGTGGCGTAGATATTATACAGCTCCGCGAAAAAAATGATGATACGGAAATATTTCTTCAAAAGGCGTTGCAATTGATTGAAGTGACAAATAAATATAATATTCCGCTGATCATCAACGATAATATCACTGTTGCGGAAAAAGCAAATTCAGCAGGTATTCATGTTGGTAACCATGATATGGCCCCTACTGAACTGAGATCTCTTGTTGAGGATAAAATAATCGGTTATTCTATAGAGGATCTGACACAACTTGACAATGAACAAACTGTAGTAGCTGATTATCTGGGAATAAGTCCTGTTTTTAAAACAAAAACCAAGACAGACACTATCATAGAATGGGGACTGGAAGGAATTAATCAAATCAGGCAACTCACCCAAAAACCTTTGGTAGCGATAGGCAATATTCAGGTGGAAAATGCAAAGGCAGTCATCCATGCCGGAGCTGATTGCCTTGCTGTCGTTTCTGCAATATGCAGCGCTGCAGATCCTCAGAAAGCAGCTTATGAATTAAAAAATGAAATTGTAAAATGA
- a CDS encoding aminotransferase class I and II produces MQNLRTVTVKRYILPLREGGSLPALAEADDDFKYVLKFRGAGHGVKMLISELLGGKITEALGLKIPELVFIHLDADFGRTEADEEIQDLLKFSEGLNLGLHYLSGSITYDPGVSVDPLLASKIVWLDAFITNIDRTFRNTNMLMWHKELWIIDNGASFYFHHSWQNFDAAAKTPFKYVKDHVLLPKAKMLDEADRFAHEVLNDDLFRDIVNSIPEDWLHWNDADETPDEIREIYFQFMKTRLENSQIFVNEAKNARG; encoded by the coding sequence ATGCAGAATTTAAGAACTGTAACCGTGAAGCGTTACATTCTGCCACTGAGAGAAGGAGGTTCACTTCCGGCTCTGGCAGAGGCTGATGATGATTTCAAATATGTGTTAAAATTCCGTGGTGCCGGCCATGGGGTGAAGATGCTGATCTCTGAACTTTTAGGAGGAAAGATTACGGAAGCATTGGGATTAAAGATTCCTGAGCTTGTTTTTATCCATCTTGATGCTGATTTTGGCAGAACCGAGGCAGACGAAGAAATACAGGATCTGTTGAAATTTTCAGAAGGTCTGAACCTTGGACTACATTATCTTTCCGGCTCCATTACCTATGATCCGGGTGTGAGTGTCGATCCGCTGTTGGCATCAAAAATAGTGTGGCTGGATGCATTTATTACCAATATCGACCGTACTTTTAGAAATACCAATATGCTGATGTGGCATAAAGAACTTTGGATTATTGATAATGGTGCTTCGTTCTACTTTCATCATTCATGGCAGAATTTTGATGCTGCGGCAAAAACACCTTTCAAATATGTGAAAGACCACGTACTGCTGCCTAAAGCTAAAATGCTTGATGAAGCAGACAGATTTGCTCATGAAGTACTGAATGACGATCTTTTCAGAGATATTGTCAATTCTATTCCTGAAGACTGGCTGCACTGGAATGATGCTGATGAAACTCCCGATGAAATTCGCGAGATTTATTTTCAGTTTATGAAAACCAGATTAGAAAATTCTCAAATCTTTGTAAACGAAGCTAAAAATGCAAGAGGATAA
- the tenA gene encoding thiaminase II, with protein sequence MKWSESTWKEIQECYQSILNMPFIKELSEGSLPKDKFRFYMAQDSLYLEHFGRTLSLIAAKITDLHDVLAFMRFAENAIVVENALHESYFKDFGLTDKGVLEPACHHYIHFLRSTAALESVEIAVAAVLPCFWIYREVGNYIYEIQNTVDNPYEKWIATYAGEEFSTAVDQAIAICDRLAENTTEETRKKMNEAFATASRMEYHFWEAAYELKKWK encoded by the coding sequence ATGAAATGGTCTGAATCAACCTGGAAGGAAATACAAGAATGCTATCAGTCAATTCTTAATATGCCTTTTATCAAAGAATTATCGGAAGGCAGCTTACCAAAAGATAAATTCCGTTTTTATATGGCCCAGGATTCTTTATACCTGGAGCATTTTGGAAGGACTCTCTCTTTAATTGCCGCGAAAATTACCGATCTTCATGATGTATTGGCTTTTATGCGCTTTGCAGAAAATGCCATTGTTGTGGAAAATGCCCTTCATGAATCTTACTTCAAAGATTTTGGATTAACAGATAAGGGAGTTTTAGAACCTGCATGTCATCATTATATTCATTTTCTGAGAAGTACTGCAGCGCTGGAATCTGTAGAAATTGCCGTTGCAGCAGTTCTACCCTGCTTCTGGATTTATCGCGAGGTTGGAAATTATATTTATGAGATTCAAAATACAGTTGACAATCCTTATGAAAAATGGATTGCCACGTATGCGGGAGAAGAATTTTCAACAGCTGTAGATCAGGCTATCGCCATCTGTGACAGATTAGCTGAAAACACGACCGAAGAAACAAGAAAAAAAATGAATGAAGCCTTTGCCACAGCATCCAGAATGGAATATCACTTCTGGGAAGCAGCCTATGAACTGAAGAAATGGAAGTAA
- a CDS encoding alpha/beta hydrolase codes for MKRAKSTLLPEIATISENIGYKTGKKGDSLALDLYTPKNISGKLPVLIYVHGGGWIEGSKAVYADNYLENTIAKLMAKQYAVISINYTLLNDSTHFPLPLQDTKDAVRWVRKNAEKYNFDTNNIGLFGASAGAHLSLVAAYTPDDTFKGSPDLSPYSAKVNYVVDHYGPVDLNKLFHTRLGTIPVAMVGMISKRL; via the coding sequence GTGAAAAGGGCAAAAAGTACACTCCTCCCTGAAATAGCTACAATTTCTGAAAATATTGGTTATAAAACCGGTAAAAAAGGAGATTCCCTGGCTCTGGATCTTTACACTCCGAAAAATATCTCAGGCAAACTTCCGGTATTGATTTATGTTCACGGCGGCGGATGGATAGAAGGCAGCAAAGCCGTATATGCAGATAATTACCTGGAAAACACGATCGCCAAACTGATGGCAAAACAATATGCCGTTATCAGTATCAACTACACCCTTCTCAATGACAGCACCCACTTCCCTCTCCCATTGCAAGACACCAAGGACGCGGTGCGATGGGTAAGGAAAAATGCTGAAAAATATAATTTCGACACCAACAATATTGGCCTTTTCGGGGCATCAGCCGGTGCGCATCTGTCTCTCGTAGCAGCCTACACTCCCGATGATACATTTAAAGGAAGCCCTGACCTTTCACCATATTCTGCAAAAGTGAATTATGTTGTCGATCATTACGGACCGGTAGATCTGAACAAGCTTTTCCATACCAGACTGGGGACTATTCCGGTAGCTATGGTAGGAATGATTTCAAAAAGATTGTAA
- a CDS encoding flavin reductase family protein codes for MKTVIPSEITSVQLQTIMQTAVSPRPIALASTVDKNGNHNLSPFSFFNMFSTVPPILIFSPSRRVRDNTTKHTLENVLEVPEVVIGTVNFPIVQQISLASTEYETGVNEFIKSGLTMKDADLVKPKLIEECPVNFECKVLEIKSLGDLGGAGNLVICEVQKIHIREEYLNEAGNLDQQKLDMVARLGSNWYSRSNENSLFEVPKPLVTKGIGFDLLPDAIKYSTIFTGNDLGMLANVEVLPSGEYHADENVHQDAQKLLLESKIEEAWKVLIK; via the coding sequence ATGAAAACAGTAATCCCCTCTGAAATAACCTCCGTACAGCTACAAACCATCATGCAGACAGCCGTGTCACCGCGTCCGATTGCATTGGCTTCTACAGTGGATAAAAATGGTAATCATAACTTATCTCCGTTCAGCTTTTTCAACATGTTCAGTACCGTTCCTCCGATCCTGATCTTTTCACCCTCAAGGAGAGTACGGGATAATACGACCAAACATACTCTTGAGAATGTTCTCGAAGTTCCGGAAGTTGTGATTGGAACTGTTAATTTTCCCATTGTACAACAGATTTCTTTGGCGTCAACAGAATATGAAACAGGAGTAAACGAATTTATCAAGTCTGGCCTGACGATGAAAGATGCTGATCTGGTGAAACCTAAACTCATTGAAGAATGTCCGGTTAATTTTGAATGTAAAGTTTTAGAAATAAAATCTCTGGGTGACCTGGGAGGTGCCGGAAATCTGGTTATTTGTGAAGTGCAGAAGATTCATATCAGAGAGGAATACCTGAATGAGGCCGGAAACCTTGATCAGCAAAAACTGGATATGGTGGCACGGTTAGGCAGCAACTGGTATTCGAGAAGTAATGAAAACAGCCTTTTCGAAGTTCCCAAGCCTTTGGTAACAAAAGGAATCGGCTTTGATCTATTACCGGATGCCATCAAATACAGTACGATCTTTACAGGAAATGACCTGGGAATGCTGGCCAACGTTGAAGTATTGCCGTCAGGAGAATACCATGCGGATGAAAATGTTCATCAGGATGCACAGAAATTATTACTTGAAAGTAAAATCGAAGAAGCCTGGAAGGTTTTAATTAAATAA
- the thiD gene encoding bifunctional hydroxymethylpyrimidine kinase/phosphomethylpyrimidine kinase produces the protein MKKYKYPSVLTIAGFDGSGGAGIQADIKTTSALGCYSTSVLTALPVQNTQGVRKIYPVPVEAVADQIKAILDDIVPDAIKIGMVHTPQLVETIVSTLAEYPKIPVVFDPVMVATSGHRLIEEKTITALTEKLFPIADVITPNMDEAAILADMKVETLEDLYTAGAKIKKLGCKTILLKGGHQETSTITSLFYDEDEKFHSFETTKFNTNNTHGSGCTLSSAIAAYIAQGKNLFEAVSLGQQYVYQAIENGTDVQTGHGNGPLNHFFNPQKLIKNEMV, from the coding sequence ATGAAAAAATATAAATATCCATCCGTATTGACCATTGCAGGTTTCGACGGAAGCGGTGGTGCCGGTATTCAGGCTGATATTAAAACAACTTCTGCTTTAGGTTGCTATTCTACTTCGGTATTAACGGCTTTGCCTGTTCAGAATACTCAGGGGGTACGAAAAATATATCCTGTACCTGTAGAAGCAGTGGCGGATCAGATAAAGGCAATTCTGGACGACATTGTTCCTGATGCTATTAAAATCGGAATGGTTCATACTCCTCAACTGGTAGAAACCATTGTTTCCACCTTGGCAGAATATCCCAAAATACCTGTGGTCTTCGATCCGGTAATGGTTGCCACCAGCGGACACCGTCTGATTGAAGAAAAAACAATCACAGCACTTACTGAAAAGTTGTTTCCCATTGCAGATGTCATCACCCCCAATATGGACGAGGCTGCGATTTTAGCCGATATGAAGGTAGAAACCCTGGAAGATTTATATACTGCAGGAGCCAAAATCAAAAAGCTCGGCTGTAAAACGATTCTTCTCAAAGGCGGTCATCAGGAAACCTCAACAATTACTTCTTTGTTTTATGATGAGGATGAAAAATTTCACTCTTTTGAAACAACAAAATTCAATACTAACAATACCCACGGTTCAGGCTGTACCCTTTCATCCGCCATTGCAGCATATATCGCTCAGGGAAAAAATTTATTTGAGGCGGTTTCCCTTGGGCAGCAATATGTTTATCAGGCCATAGAAAATGGAACCGATGTACAAACTGGTCACGGAAACGGACCGCTGAACCATTTTTTTAATCCTCAAAAACTTATCAAAAATGAAATGGTCTGA